The following proteins are encoded in a genomic region of Actinomadura sp. NAK00032:
- the recO gene encoding DNA repair protein RecO produces MTLYRDEGIVLRTQKLGEADRIVTVLTRRTGRIRAAAKGVRKTKSRFGARLEPFTHVDLQLYERRSLDLITQAETLRPYGEALVADYPRYTAGTAMLETAEKLAGDEGEPALRQFLLLVGGLRTLAERAHDPRLVLDAFLLRSLSVAGWAPALDECCRCGTRGGLRGFAIAAGGAICANCRQPGAATPAPPTFALMLALLRGDWEYADASEQRHRAETSGLVAAYLQWHLEHGIRSLRHVERDANPRAHDESHDDTDRERV; encoded by the coding sequence GTGACCCTCTACCGCGACGAAGGCATCGTCCTGCGCACCCAGAAGCTGGGCGAGGCCGATCGCATCGTGACGGTGCTGACCCGGCGGACCGGCCGGATCCGCGCCGCGGCGAAGGGGGTCCGCAAGACCAAGTCCCGGTTCGGCGCGCGGCTGGAGCCGTTCACGCACGTGGACCTCCAGTTGTACGAGCGGCGCTCCCTCGACCTCATCACGCAGGCCGAGACGCTGCGCCCGTACGGGGAGGCGCTCGTCGCCGACTACCCCCGCTACACGGCGGGGACGGCGATGCTGGAGACGGCGGAGAAGCTGGCCGGCGACGAGGGGGAGCCCGCGCTGCGGCAGTTCCTGCTCCTGGTCGGCGGGCTGCGCACCCTCGCCGAGCGCGCCCACGACCCGAGGCTCGTCCTGGACGCGTTCCTGCTGCGCTCGCTGTCGGTCGCCGGATGGGCGCCCGCGCTGGACGAGTGCTGCCGCTGCGGCACCCGCGGCGGGCTGCGCGGGTTCGCCATCGCGGCGGGCGGCGCGATCTGCGCGAACTGCCGGCAGCCGGGCGCCGCGACCCCGGCGCCGCCGACGTTCGCGCTGATGCTGGCGCTGCTGCGCGGCGACTGGGAGTACGCCGACGCCAGCGAGCAGCGGCACCGGGCGGAGACCAGCGGCCTGGTGGCCGCCTACCTCCAGTGGCATCTGGAGCACGGGATCCGCTCGCTGCGCCACGTGGAGCGGGACGCGAACCCCCGCGCGCACGACGAGTCACACGACGACACCGACAGGGAGCGAGTTTGA
- a CDS encoding isoprenyl transferase: MSRSVSPPEPHRDGAVPPAIPAELVPRHVAIVMDGNGRWAKERGLPRTEGHKRGEDSLFDVIMGAIELGVPYLSAYAFSTENWKRSPDEVRFLMGFNRDVIRRRRDQLHAMGVRVRWAGRRPRLWRSVIRELETAEEMTRGNDVLTLQFCVNYGGRAEIADAAAAIARDVRAGRLNPDKINEKVFARYLDEPGIPDVDLFLRSSGEQRTSNFLLWQSAYAEMVFLDTLWPDFDRRHLWHACQLYASRDRRYGGAVPNIVEPAAATG; this comes from the coding sequence TTGAGCAGGTCCGTATCGCCGCCGGAGCCGCACCGCGATGGTGCGGTCCCGCCCGCGATCCCCGCGGAGCTGGTGCCGCGGCACGTCGCCATCGTGATGGACGGCAACGGCCGCTGGGCCAAGGAGCGCGGGCTGCCGCGCACCGAGGGGCACAAGCGCGGCGAGGACTCGCTCTTCGACGTCATCATGGGGGCGATCGAGCTGGGCGTCCCCTACCTGTCGGCCTACGCGTTCTCCACCGAGAACTGGAAGCGCTCGCCGGACGAGGTCCGCTTCCTGATGGGCTTCAACCGGGACGTGATCCGCCGCCGCCGCGACCAGCTCCACGCGATGGGCGTGCGGGTGCGGTGGGCGGGCCGGCGGCCGCGGCTGTGGCGCAGCGTCATCAGGGAGCTGGAGACGGCCGAGGAGATGACCCGCGGCAACGACGTCCTCACCCTGCAGTTCTGCGTGAACTACGGCGGCCGGGCCGAGATCGCGGACGCGGCGGCGGCGATCGCCCGCGACGTGCGGGCCGGCCGGCTCAACCCCGACAAGATCAACGAGAAGGTGTTCGCCCGCTACCTGGACGAGCCGGGCATCCCCGACGTCGACCTGTTCCTGCGTTCGTCGGGGGAGCAGCGCACGTCCAACTTCCTGCTCTGGCAGTCGGCGTACGCGGAGATGGTGTTCCTCGACACGCTGTGGCCGGACTTCGACCGCCGCCACCTGTGGCACGCGTGCCAGCTCTACGCCTCCCGCGACCGCCGGTACGGCGGCGCGGTCCCGAACATCGTGGAACCCGCCGCCGCGACCGGTTGA
- a CDS encoding OsmC family protein — protein MATTRTANAHWEGSLLEGQGTVSLDSSKLGTYDVTWASRAEEPSGRTSPEELIAAAHSTCYSMALSHALAGAGTPPEKVDTKAEVTFQPGEGITGIHLTVRASVPGLSAGDFEKAAQNAKENCPVSKALTGTEITLDAALA, from the coding sequence ATGGCTACGACACGTACCGCAAACGCGCACTGGGAAGGCTCGCTCCTGGAGGGCCAGGGCACCGTCTCGCTGGACTCCTCGAAGCTCGGCACCTACGACGTCACCTGGGCGTCGCGGGCCGAGGAGCCGAGCGGGCGGACGAGCCCGGAGGAACTCATCGCCGCCGCCCACTCCACCTGCTACTCGATGGCGCTCTCGCACGCCCTGGCGGGCGCCGGGACGCCCCCGGAGAAGGTGGACACCAAGGCCGAGGTCACCTTCCAGCCGGGCGAGGGCATCACCGGCATCCACCTGACCGTCCGGGCGAGCGTGCCGGGGCTCTCCGCCGGCGACTTCGAGAAGGCCGCGCAGAACGCCAAGGAGAACTGCCCGGTCAGCAAGGCCCTCACCGGCACCGAGATCACCCTGGACGCCGCCCTCGCCTGA
- a CDS encoding M4 family metallopeptidase, protein MTRRAFTSRRTALLASATLLATAGTALPASARQAPSPPTPQKAAERALHALAERGAQVRAGDGQSFKVVRVGIDRDGTSHTRMTRAYNGLPVLGGDIVVHQSAAGAWRGSSGTLAQAPADSTPEVPAATAKKRAVTEHRKADGSPALVVEARTADHAPRLAWRVQTVGKQADGTPSRIFTSVDAATGKVLLREEMIRTEAGDGKSLYTGTVPLETTKSGSTYQLKDPTRGGTYTGDAENQTDLCFLIWCFRRAPATLFTDADNHWGSGSTSDRATVAVDAQFGTDMTWDFYKNVFGRTGIAGDGKGSFNRVHYGDGYANAFWDDSCFCMTYGDGDGSQLGPLTSLDVAAHEMSHGVTSATANLTYSGESGGLNEATSDIMAAAVEFYANNPNDVGDYLVGEEVVLPGFGKPALRFMDKPSRDGNSPDAWSSNTKNLDVHYSSGVANHFYYLLSEGSGAKTVNGVSYNSPTSNGSTITGIGRDAATKIWYRALTTYMTSSTDYKGARTATLNAAADLYGAGSTQYSTVAAAWSAVNVA, encoded by the coding sequence ATGACAAGACGGGCGTTCACCAGCCGACGTACCGCGCTCCTGGCGTCGGCGACCCTGCTCGCGACGGCCGGCACCGCGCTGCCCGCCTCCGCGCGGCAGGCGCCGTCCCCGCCCACCCCGCAGAAGGCCGCCGAGCGCGCGCTCCACGCGCTCGCCGAACGCGGCGCGCAGGTCCGCGCCGGGGACGGGCAGTCCTTCAAGGTCGTCCGGGTCGGCATCGACCGGGACGGCACCTCCCACACCCGGATGACCCGCGCCTACAACGGGCTGCCGGTGCTGGGCGGCGACATCGTCGTCCACCAGTCGGCGGCCGGCGCGTGGCGCGGCAGCAGCGGCACGCTCGCGCAGGCGCCCGCCGACTCCACCCCCGAGGTGCCGGCCGCGACCGCGAAGAAGCGCGCCGTGACCGAGCACCGCAAGGCGGACGGCTCCCCCGCCCTGGTCGTGGAGGCGCGCACCGCCGACCACGCGCCGCGGCTCGCCTGGCGCGTCCAGACCGTCGGCAAGCAGGCCGACGGGACGCCGAGCCGGATCTTCACCTCCGTGGACGCCGCTACCGGCAAGGTCCTGCTGCGCGAGGAGATGATCCGCACCGAGGCGGGCGACGGGAAGTCGCTCTACACCGGCACGGTCCCGCTGGAGACCACCAAGTCGGGCAGCACCTACCAGCTCAAGGACCCGACCCGCGGCGGCACCTACACCGGCGACGCCGAGAACCAGACCGACCTCTGCTTCCTCATCTGGTGCTTCCGGCGCGCCCCCGCCACCCTGTTCACCGACGCCGACAACCACTGGGGCAGCGGCAGCACGTCCGACCGCGCCACCGTCGCCGTCGACGCCCAGTTCGGCACCGACATGACCTGGGACTTCTACAAGAACGTCTTCGGCCGCACCGGCATCGCCGGCGACGGCAAGGGGTCGTTCAACCGCGTCCACTACGGCGACGGCTACGCCAACGCGTTCTGGGACGACTCGTGCTTCTGCATGACCTACGGCGACGGTGACGGCTCCCAGCTCGGCCCGCTCACGTCCCTGGACGTCGCCGCCCACGAGATGAGCCACGGCGTCACCAGCGCCACCGCGAACCTCACCTACTCCGGCGAATCGGGCGGACTGAACGAGGCCACGTCCGACATCATGGCCGCCGCCGTCGAGTTCTACGCGAACAACCCCAACGACGTCGGCGACTACCTGGTCGGCGAGGAGGTCGTCCTGCCCGGCTTCGGCAAGCCCGCGCTGCGGTTCATGGACAAGCCGAGCCGCGACGGCAACTCCCCCGACGCCTGGTCGTCCAACACCAAGAACCTCGACGTGCACTACTCCTCGGGCGTCGCCAACCACTTCTACTACCTGCTGTCCGAGGGCAGCGGCGCGAAGACGGTCAACGGCGTCTCCTACAACAGCCCCACGTCCAACGGCTCCACGATCACCGGCATCGGCCGGGACGCCGCCACGAAGATCTGGTACCGGGCGCTGACCACGTACATGACGTCCTCGACCGACTACAAGGGCGCGCGGACCGCGACCCTGAACGCGGCCGCCGACCTCTACGGCGCGGGCAGCACGCAGTACAGCACCGTGGCCGCCGCCTGGTCGGCGGTGAACGTCGCCTAG
- a CDS encoding Fur family transcriptional regulator translates to MTTARRDAVRQVLAGCEGFRSAQDIYADLRADGSKIGLTTVYRALQALSDAGEVDVLRTDEGEAVYRACRTEQHHHHLVCRDCGRTVEVEGPAVERWADAIAAEHGFTDITHTVEVFGTCAACSAARR, encoded by the coding sequence ATGACGACGGCCCGCCGGGACGCGGTGCGGCAGGTGCTGGCCGGCTGCGAGGGGTTCCGCAGCGCGCAGGACATCTACGCCGACCTGCGCGCCGACGGCTCCAAGATCGGCCTGACCACCGTGTACCGGGCGCTGCAGGCGCTCAGCGACGCGGGCGAGGTCGACGTGCTGCGCACCGACGAGGGCGAGGCCGTCTACCGCGCCTGCCGCACCGAGCAGCACCACCACCACCTGGTCTGCCGCGACTGCGGCCGGACGGTCGAGGTCGAGGGCCCGGCCGTGGAGCGCTGGGCGGACGCGATCGCCGCCGAGCACGGGTTCACCGACATCACGCACACCGTCGAGGTGTTCGGCACCTGCGCCGCCTGCTCGGCCGCCCGCCGCTGA
- a CDS encoding metal ABC transporter permease → MSEMLQYDFMRVALVMAVLIGLTAPAVGTFIVQRRLSLLGDGIGHIALTGIGLGLLTSTSPVLGALVVSVLGAVAIEVVRARSRSGGDVALALLFYGGLAGGVILTNANGGGSASLQSYLFGSISSVTVTDLYVVAGLAAAVLAIVAVFGRELFLLCQDEEVARAAGLPVRFLSVLIAATAAVTVVISMRAIGLLLVSALMVVPVAAAQQVTRGFWQTMLAAMGIGVVSAVSGLAGSFEYDLPPGPSIVLLALTAFVVAVAGGSVVRRRRARARAADGAVPAGSGVEARVDAEAEVLGG, encoded by the coding sequence GTGAGCGAGATGCTGCAGTACGACTTCATGCGCGTCGCGCTGGTGATGGCGGTGCTGATCGGGCTGACCGCCCCGGCCGTGGGCACGTTCATCGTCCAGCGCCGGCTGTCGCTGCTCGGCGACGGCATCGGCCACATCGCGCTGACCGGCATCGGGCTCGGGCTGCTCACCAGCACCTCCCCCGTGCTCGGCGCGCTGGTGGTGTCGGTGCTCGGCGCGGTGGCGATCGAGGTGGTGCGGGCCCGCAGCCGCAGCGGCGGCGACGTCGCGCTCGCCCTGCTGTTCTACGGCGGGCTCGCGGGCGGCGTGATCCTGACGAACGCCAACGGCGGCGGCTCGGCGAGCCTGCAGTCGTACCTGTTCGGCTCGATCAGCAGCGTGACGGTGACCGACCTGTACGTGGTCGCGGGGCTGGCCGCCGCCGTGCTCGCGATCGTCGCGGTGTTCGGGCGGGAGCTGTTCCTGCTGTGCCAGGACGAGGAGGTGGCGCGGGCGGCGGGCCTGCCCGTCCGGTTCCTCAGCGTGCTGATCGCCGCGACCGCCGCCGTCACCGTGGTGATCTCGATGCGCGCGATCGGGCTGCTGCTGGTCAGCGCGCTGATGGTCGTCCCGGTGGCGGCGGCGCAGCAGGTCACCCGGGGCTTCTGGCAGACGATGCTGGCCGCGATGGGGATCGGTGTGGTCTCGGCCGTTTCGGGTCTCGCGGGGTCCTTCGAGTACGATCTGCCTCCAGGCCCCTCGATCGTGCTGCTTGCGCTCACGGCGTTCGTGGTCGCGGTCGCCGGGGGCTCGGTGGTGCGCCGCAGGCGCGCCCGCGCCCGCGCGGCGGACGGCGCCGTCCCCGCCGGGTCCGGCGTGGAGGCGCGCGTGGATGCCGAGGCGGAGGTGCTTGGGGGATGA
- a CDS encoding metal ABC transporter ATP-binding protein produces the protein MAGGLVRRDGREVLAGIDLRVAAGDVLAVLGPNGAGKSTLVKALLGLVPLAAGRTEIYGAAPARFRDWRRIGYVPQRLPMGGGVPATVREVVASGRTARRSRWLPAAFTDRAADRAAVDRALRAVGLADRARDSAHLLSGGQQQRVLIARALAGEPDLFVLDEPTAGVDARSQAALAATLHELAAGGRTVVLVAHELGPLEPLVTRTVELGHGRVVHETTTHATTVGRTATMGRPA, from the coding sequence GGTCGCGGCCGGCGATGTGCTGGCGGTCCTCGGGCCGAACGGCGCGGGCAAGTCCACGCTGGTCAAGGCGCTGCTCGGGCTGGTCCCGCTGGCCGCCGGCCGTACCGAGATCTACGGCGCGGCGCCCGCCCGGTTCCGCGACTGGCGGCGGATCGGGTACGTCCCGCAGCGGCTGCCGATGGGCGGCGGGGTGCCCGCCACCGTCCGGGAGGTCGTGGCGTCCGGGCGGACGGCCCGGCGGTCGCGCTGGCTGCCGGCGGCGTTCACCGACCGGGCGGCCGACCGCGCCGCCGTGGACCGCGCGCTGCGCGCGGTCGGGCTCGCCGACCGGGCCCGCGACTCGGCGCACCTGCTGTCGGGCGGCCAGCAGCAGCGGGTGCTGATCGCCCGCGCGCTCGCCGGGGAGCCCGACCTGTTCGTGCTGGACGAGCCGACCGCCGGGGTGGACGCGCGCAGCCAGGCGGCGCTCGCCGCGACCCTCCACGAGCTGGCCGCCGGCGGCCGCACGGTGGTCCTCGTCGCGCACGAGCTGGGCCCGCTGGAGCCGCTCGTCACCCGCACGGTCGAGCTGGGCCACGGCCGCGTCGTGCACGAGACGACCACCCACGCGACGACGGTCGGCCGGACGGCGACCATGGGAAGGCCCGCGTGA